In Primulina huaijiensis isolate GDHJ02 chromosome 4, ASM1229523v2, whole genome shotgun sequence, the DNA window ATTTGGATGAGACAGGCACAACGTTGAATTACTTCTTAGATGACAAAATCAACAGAGCAGAGATTCTTTTCCCTGGTGTGGGATGCTTTTTGATAGCCGTTTGTCTTGGATCTGCCGTTCATTCATCCAATTCTGCAGATAATAAGGAAAAGCTTGGTAGCTTCACAAATGATTCAAAAGGGACCTCGTATGTTTGCTTTTTTCGCATGATTATAGCTTTATTCACGACACATGGTTTTAGATTTACATCGCATTTTCTTGATTAAGAAACACAAAAGAAGTCTTCTCGAGTGTACAATTCGATACACTGATGTCAGTTTTGAACTAAATGTAAGCAGAAGAAAGGATGCATCCACATCCAAGGACTTGCATTCAAACAAGGGTAAGGATATGTGGCAACACACACTATTCAATTTTCACTGTCAATTATAGGAAACCAGAAGTTTTTATACGTCTCTTGTTCTTGTTTGGGTTCCGAACATACATTCTCTTTCAGACTTGGAGAAGGCGAAATTTGGAACTGCGGATTTTCTTGTAGAGCTCGAGAACAAGAGGGCAATCAAGGTTGTCTAACCTCTTCTACAGCTTGCCTTATCTTCTTTCAAGATATACTCTTTACTCTAGACTAGACTTTCACTAAGAATACCCCAACGATCAGTTATTTGAACAGGTAGTTTTCATTTTTCTCAAGCAGGTACTTGGTAAAGGGACGTTCATCGGCTTGGCCATAACTTTCTTTGCCGGATTTTGCTTCTCTCTTTTTTCTCCAGCATTCAACCTGGCAACTAATGACCAGTGGCATACATTGAAACCTGGTGTTCCACACTTGAGTGTGTACACTGCATTTTTCTACTTCTCAGTATCATGCTTTGTGCTAGCTCTCATTTTAAACATCGGTTTCTTGTATTTCCCCTTGTTGAATCTTCCGAAATCGTCGTTAAAGGCATATTTATTTGACTGGAATGGTAGAGGTTGGGCCCTTTTGGCTGGACTTTTGTGTGGTTTTGGGAACGGCCTTCAGTTCATGGGAGGTCAAGCTGCTGGATACGCCGCAGCAGATGCTGTTCAGGTCATTTTCATCGTTCTTGAACTATTTCTGGATTCGCCTTCGGATTGAATTAGAGATTTCAAATTAAGTTCAATCTTAATATTGAACTCCATTAAACAAAACTCGAAATGTGGCTTGATCTTGGCAGcccttttgattttcaatacATCTATAAAATCCTAATTGATATATTAGATCCCACGAGCTAATGCAGAAAataattttggatcaaaatattttcaaaaatactgaTAGATTACCATTCAAGTTGGCTCCATAAGCTAGCCAGCCAAATTCATTTGATTCGATCATTTGTTAACTCTAGGCATTGCCACTGGTGAGCACCTTTTGGGGCGTCGTCTTGTTTGGAGAGTATCGAAGATCGTCGAGAAGAACATATACGCTTCTTGTTGGCATGTTGTCTATGTTTATTGTGGCTGTTGGCGTGCTCATGGCATCATCCGGTCACCGTAAGTAAACAGTGTTCGTTGCAAAGaccaaaaatcgaaaaaaaaattatgctaCACTTGGAAGTGTTTTCCGATGTTGCGAAATTTTAGTCATTGGATTTTCTAACATGATGTCAACTTCCATTAAAATATGATGGATTCATCACATGATGTAGTGATGTTGGGTTATAGGGAGCATTACTCCCATGGAGGATTGACTAACTTCAAAAAATGTGTGTGTAAATATGGTGGAGATGTTGAGCCACTCTTCAATTGATAAATGGTGATTATGAACGTAACATTCAAATTGTATGTAGCATAATTGCAATAGTCCCAATGTTCTCTATTCttctattgtttttttattttttaaaaaatggtatATTTCTTGAACATGTGTACCAGGCACTATTTGGCGTACCGTAcaaatgtaaaataataataactagcGGATCATAACACATGAGAATAAAAGGAGAATATTGATGttcttttttataaaaaaaaaaattaaaatgaaagttattaatttttgtaattGAAATGATGGAAGAGAATGGAGGATGAAAATATAAATGTGGAATACGGAGTAGAGTGATTAAaaagtatttttgaaattatgaaaaacacGAACATACCAAAAGTTAATTATTACTATTGTTGgaacacaaatttttttgttttggtgttAGCAAATAATAAGGAAAAAATGATGTTACCTAAACTACACTCGAACCCTAAACTAAAATATCTCTTATAAGTCTATCATTTTTTCTTGTTTAGTTTTCAACAGAATCAGTTTGCTAATAGAATCTTTAATGTAtaggaaattcgaactacgtaaactaactgcatgcaatctagggttttatttaaaatatgtgtttaatgattaTTATGCATTTAATGCGTGATCATTGCATGGATATgtgtttattttattgtttgttAATGTTTCATGCATTAAGgctttaagttgtatttcgcgCTTGAACGAGTAACGAAAAACCGGGGATAATCAGGAAAactgtttttttattaaataattatttttaattatttaatatatagtgtatttaattatgatttttgaaaatgggccttcgttgggtatttttactcgccgggtcatatttttaaccggtacgtACATTTTAACGATTCCGAGAACTTATTTTAGGGTTcatacaatattttaaaaaacgtattaaaaagaaatatttttcgagtgtttttgggcttgacgggttttttttattgtaaaatgggcctaaaactcttttaaactcatttattttaattaaggtcCATTATacactaatattttatttaaaaacctaTCAACCCTAACCTTAAACCTAACCTAAAGCACACGGCCGCCCTTCCCTCATAGCAGCAGCATTTCGAAAGTTCT includes these proteins:
- the LOC140975332 gene encoding ureide permease 1-like; translated protein: MYLVESKEGAIACMLFALLFLGTWPAILTLLERRGRLPQHTYLDYTITNLLAAVVIAFTFGEIGKGTTEKPNFLDQLSQDNWPSVLFAMAGGIVLSLGNLSTQYAWAFVGLSVTEVITSSVTVVIGTTLNYFLDDKINRAEILFPGVGCFLIAVCLGSAVHSSNSADNKEKLGSFTNDSKGTSRKDASTSKDLHSNKDLEKAKFGTADFLVELENKRAIKVLGKGTFIGLAITFFAGFCFSLFSPAFNLATNDQWHTLKPGVPHLSVYTAFFYFSVSCFVLALILNIGFLYFPLLNLPKSSLKAYLFDWNGRGWALLAGLLCGFGNGLQFMGGQAAGYAAADAVQALPLVSTFWGVVLFGEYRRSSRRTYTLLVGMLSMFIVAVGVLMASSGHRK